TTTCGAACCGCTCCGCGCCTACCTCGACAAGACCGACGGCCAGACGATGCCGCTCGCGAAGCGACTTGCGGAGCTGTTCGACGACTACCAGGTGTACCGTCCCGACGTGCTGCGCGGGTGGGAGCGGGGCCGGGACTCGCACTCGCAGTTCCAGCACGGCGCGTGGCAGGCGGCCCTCTGGCGGCTCCTCCGCAGCGACGGCCTCCCCGACCGCGCCTCGGCGTTCACCACCCTAGAGCGGAGGCTCGCCGAGGCCGCTCCTAACCTCTCGCTCCCGCCGCGCCTCGCCGTGTTCGGCGCGCTCCTCTTTCCGCCGGCCTACTACCGCGTTGTCGCTGGGATCGCACGGCACCGGCCGGTCACGCTCTACGCCGTCACGTCCGGCCCGCAGCCGACGACGCAGCCGCACGCGCACCCGCTCCTCCGCGCGCTCGGCACGCGGACGCGGCACTTCTGGCACGTCCTCGGCGAGCTCGGCGCCCCGCCGCCCGCGCGCCTCGGCCCCGTCCGCCTCGGCACCGAGGCGGGGGAGGCCACGGCGCTCCAGGAGCTCCAGCGCGCGCTGGCGGACGACGAGCTGCCGGCTCCGACACCGCTTGCCGCGTCGGACCGGTCCGTCCGCGTCCACGACTGCCATTCGCCGCGACGCGAGTTGGAGGCCCTGCGGGACGCGCTCCTTGACGCGTTCGCCGAGATGCCGGACCTCCGGCCGGCCGACGTGCTCGTGCTCCTCCCGGACCTCGACACGTACGCGCCGCTCGTCGACGCCGTGTTCGGGGCCGAGGACGCGGCCGAGGGCGCGCGGTTGCCGGTCCACGTCGTCCACCACCCGCACGCGCCGGCGCTCCGGGTGGTCGAGGCGTTCCGCAAGGCGCTCCGGATGCACGACGGGCGCGTGACGGCCAGCGAGCTGCTCGACCTGCTCAGCTACCCCGTGGTCCGGCAGGCGGCCGGCATCCGCGAGGACGAGATCCCGCGGCTCCGGGCGTGGGTCGCCGAGGCCGGCGTCTGCTGGGGGCTGACGGGCGCGCGGAAGGCGCAGTTCGGGCTGCCGGAGGATGACCTCCACACGTGGCGGTTCGGCCTCGACCGGCTCCTCCTCGGCGTGATGACGGGGGACACGCCCAACCTCGTCCTCGGCCACGCGCCCTGCGACGCCGCCGGGCTCGACGGGGCCGACCTTCTCGGTCGGTTCTCGGAGTGGGCGGAGGCCCTGTTCTCTCGTCTCGGTGCCCTCGACCGGGAGCGCCGCCTCGCCGACTGGCCCGCACATCTCCTCCTGTTCCTCGACGCCGTCTTTACCCCGGAGGCCGACGAAGAGCTCGAGGCCGTCGTCTTCCTCCGGACCAAGATCGCCGAGATCGAGTCGCTCCACGAGCTCGCCGAGGCGGAGGCGGCCGCCGTCTCGTTCCGTGCCGTCCGCGCCCACCTCGACGGGGCGACGGGCACGATGGAGGTCCGCGAGCCGGTCCTCACCGGACGCGTGACGTTCGCGGACCCGCTCGTGCTGCGGCACGCGCCGCACCGCGTCGTGGCAGTCCTCGGGCTCAACGACGGCGTCTGGCCGCGCCCCGAGACGCTGCCGGGCTTCGACCTGATCGCCCACGACCCGCACCCGGGCGACGCCCACCCGCGCGAGACCGAGAAGCAGCTGTTCCTCGACGCCGTCCTCGCCGCTCGGGACCGGCTCATCCTCAGCCACGTC
This sequence is a window from Rubrivirga marina. Protein-coding genes within it:
- a CDS encoding exodeoxyribonuclease V subunit gamma translates to MPSSPPGFSVVTAPCLEPLLDRLVETVEGDPLDPLQRETIVVARNTGLRTWLTHALAQRLGCAASLDLPAPVSLVARLAGVSGGTQPYEAGPLAWRLKPVLDALPDEAVFEPLRAYLDKTDGQTMPLAKRLAELFDDYQVYRPDVLRGWERGRDSHSQFQHGAWQAALWRLLRSDGLPDRASAFTTLERRLAEAAPNLSLPPRLAVFGALLFPPAYYRVVAGIARHRPVTLYAVTSGPQPTTQPHAHPLLRALGTRTRHFWHVLGELGAPPPARLGPVRLGTEAGEATALQELQRALADDELPAPTPLAASDRSVRVHDCHSPRRELEALRDALLDAFAEMPDLRPADVLVLLPDLDTYAPLVDAVFGAEDAAEGARLPVHVVHHPHAPALRVVEAFRKALRMHDGRVTASELLDLLSYPVVRQAAGIREDEIPRLRAWVAEAGVCWGLTGARKAQFGLPEDDLHTWRFGLDRLLLGVMTGDTPNLVLGHAPCDAAGLDGADLLGRFSEWAEALFSRLGALDRERRLADWPAHLLLFLDAVFTPEADEELEAVVFLRTKIAEIESLHELAEAEAAAVSFRAVRAHLDGATGTMEVREPVLTGRVTFADPLVLRHAPHRVVAVLGLNDGVWPRPETLPGFDLIAHDPHPGDAHPRETEKQLFLDAVLAARDRLILSHVGRSQKDNAPRAASVCLDAFLDAARQHWGADADRLVVRHRLQPFAADYFRLGAEAGGDDAAPLPPSYASQHRVARGRTGDPAPFLDIQRLLPDAAPDGDDVPTLPLAELTAAWTNPSQYVVRRRLRASLDLDDDAVRDDEPVVLDGLERWRIRQEVLEGLLDGLDDDALSARLLRCGLLPGGAPGAAWLRRAREEAAPIAEAVRSWGPTEPRAVEIEVGGVRLVGTVAAVGERGALRYRAGSVRGKDLVGAWVDHLALEAATPVGCTCTVGRDEVVHFGGVPSDDARTFLAALVKGWRLVQTRSLPLYEYASYAYAQTLTEGQIGEFVSRVLRPRDVEFEPNGKAMGKARSAFSPFKGGPTPKRGDDDDANVLLVTRDRDPFVPEEHFAKWALGLWAPILHHRRSGLPS